In the genome of Panthera leo isolate Ple1 chromosome F3, P.leo_Ple1_pat1.1, whole genome shotgun sequence, the window TCCATCTCAGCTCTCGCACCCGAGACCGACCGCCCCAGACCAAGAGGGAGTACAGCAGCAGGCGGCCTTCACACTTGACCAGCAGCCTGCTTCCTCCCGGGTCTCCAGCCTGCCGGGTGGCCCCACTCGCCCGGGCTGCCGCCTGGCCCTCTGCCCACGGCTCCCCACCGAGGTCAGGAGGAAGCCAAGTGTTGACAGAGGGAGACCCTGCGGATTTGGGACTTGTCAGCCACTACACTTGCATAAGCCGGTTCCTTAAAAATACACGTTACTTCTACGTATGCACGTCCTATggcttctgtttctctagagTCCTGACCGGTACACCCGTTTTAGTGAAATGAAAAGAGGTAAAATGAGAGAGAGGCTAACATAACCTGCTCAAGATTACAAGTGCAGGGGCACCCGGTCAGCTCAGTCGCAGCGTgcaatcttgatctcagggttgtgggttcgagccccacgttgggtgttgGGATGGCTTAACAcgtttaggggcgcccgggtggctcagtgggttaagcgtctgactcttgatttcggctcaggtcacgatctcatgctgatgagtctgagcctcacactggggctctgtgctgacggcatggagcctgcttgggattctctctctcctctccctgtgcccctcccccgctcaaccTTGcaggcgcgcgcgcgctctctctctctctctctctctctctctcaaaataaataaataaacttaaaaagattaaataaataaaataaactctttacAAGAACAAAAAAGCATTGAAGGTGGGGTTGCAGGCGGCCTCCCAGTTGCCGGCCCCACCCCCCTCCGAACCCCTCTGACCTTGCATTCTTCCCAGCTGGGCCTCCTCGGGCCCCCAGTGCCAGGCATGCTTCCGCCTCTTGGCCTTTGCACCTGATGTTCCCACTGCCTGGCCACTCTTCTCCAGGTCGCTCAGGGGTCCCGTCCCTCCGGGGACACCTTTCTGAGCACGAGTGTGATCGAGTGTGTTCCTCGTGCTTCCGCCCCCGGCCTCGCCCGTGTTCCCTTCACGGTAGGTCTCATTACTTGATACATTAAATATTGATGTGTTTCTCGTCCGTCTCCCACCACCTCACCGAGGCAGGCAATTTATCCGTTTTCATTGAATGCTTCATCGAAAGCGGGGAATTTGCCTGGTTTGTCCCCTAGAACGGGGCCTGACGCGGAACAGGTGCTTGGCACACATTTGTTACCTCTGTTCAAGCTTCTCTTAGCAACACGCCATTGTCACATTCCGGCCCTTTGCTgaaactccccctccccccccaacatcAGTTCCAGACTGATGAGTCCCCAGAATCAGCCTCCCTCAGGccagcctcttccccaccccccctgctcTGGGAAACCCTGACTCAGCCAGGCCCTCCACCTCTGGTCTACCATTTCCCCTCAGGCCTGGCTACGGTGTGGCGGGGCGTGTGTTTTTGTTAATAACACGGGTGTCTGTCCTGTGGCCTCTGTGCGACTGTGGGGCCCTCGGGTCAGGCACGGAGGCAACACAGCCTGACTAACTGGAACCTTCCCCAAGGACCCAGTAATCAGCATGGCACCTGTGGGCACCCAGTGTTCTTGGGGTGGAGCTGCTGACCTGAGGGACCGACACCCTGTCCCACAACACCAGTCTTTGAAGCTGTCTCTAGTAGCCTGGCGAGGCCTGCTTTTCTGGCCTCGTCTCCGGCCACGCCCCCACGAAGCGGTCTCCTTCCAAAACACAGTCAGCAAGAGTCACTGCCCGTGAACTCTCGAATCTGGGCCTTTGTTCAGGGTTCCCCGGGCCGTGGATGCCACCCCACCGCCACCCGCCCACCTGGCCATCTTCCTGGTATCGACTGGGGGCTTTGGGGCCTCCGTGAAGCCTCCCCCACTGGCGGTCAACCCCCCTCTGTGCGGTGTGGGATTCTGTACTGTTGGCTGAGGACGTCGTCTTCCTCTGACACCAAAGCTGAGAGCCGCCACGAACATGAGCTTAGCCATCCACAGAAGGAGCTTCCCTCAGAAGATGGCAGGGAGTCTAGGGAGGCTAGGGGTGCGTCCTCGGCCCTGACAGGTGACTCACGACCAGAGGGCCTAACACCCCACGCAGGTTTCCCAGACTCTGCACACCGGTGTCAGCGGCCTCCTGTGTCACCTCCCTTTATCCTACCACAGAGGACCAATGATTGGTTCCATTATGTAGGGGGGGAACCTAAGGCTCAGAAAAGTATgttccttgcccaaggtcatacagctaagtaaaagaaagagcaaggacCCAAGCACATGACAGCCAAGCTCTAAAACCCCAGACTTTCAAGTCCCAGGCCGCACTGCCTCTCACACCCTGCCACAGTCACACGTGCGCTGTCCTTCTGtggcaggagaggagagatgaTCTTCAAAAAGATTGAAGATGAGGAGTTGGACCATAAGAATCTGCTGGCGTTTGTCCCCTGCTATCCAAGGCCAAGGACCCTGTGTCTGGCAGGCGGGAGTCTCTAGAGTGGTTCCATTCGACGGGACCAGGAAAGCCGGGTCAGTTTCCCTGGAGGCCATCAAATGTTAACCTGTCCTTGCCTCTGGCCCTCATCTGACATCTACAGAAGCCCTTGCTGGGTTTCTTACACGGTGCTCCGACCGTCCCGGAGCTGCGCTGTCCCCAGGCAGGCCATGCAGGGAAATAAAGACATGGTCAGTGTCACCGGTCAGACTCTGGGCACTCAGAGCAGGAGCACAGGGGCTAAACCTGCAACCCTAGAGGTCGTGAAGCTTGAATTAAACACAGAGAAATATGTACGCACATTTTCTTGTGCATATTTAGGGTTTCCattggtcacttttttttttttttttaatgcactagGAATTGATTTTGGGATAAGGTATGAGGTTGAAATCTAACAATGTACTTTGCAAATGGTTCTCAAcctgtccctctccctcgctTGCTTGAATTGCTGTGTTTATCCCATGCTAAATTGGCATATacgtttcttatttttatttttttgagaggagggggaggggcagagaaagagggagagagagaatcccaagcaggctcagcactgtcagcgcagagcccgatgcgggtctcaaacccgtgagattgtgacctgagctgacatcaagagtcagacgcttaactgactgagccacccaggcgcccctaaattgggatcttttttatgtatttcttcactttttatttccttccattggTCTAGGGAGAGAAGTGCTATATTGCAGTGGCAGAGTTTGCAAGCTCTGAAGTCAGATTATGTGGGTtttgcctcggtttcctcatctgtgaaatggagataataccaGCACCTGCTGCATACGGTGGCCAGGAAGACTGAACGAGATAACGCCCGTAAAGTACTCattacagtgcctggcacaaggcaATCAATCAGTGACTGTCAGCGGCCACGGtgatccctctctgccccttcctgtacCAGTAACCAGGAAGGTGAAATCACTAAGCGCAGAGCTTTGAGTCCGATGGCACAGCTCTGCCACTCGCTATTTTcaggaccttgggcaagttacttaccatTTACCATCTGTCCTAGTTTCCTCATTTAAACTTGGGGGTGTAAAAGTACCTACTGCcgctgtgaaaattaaatataacaaTGTCCCACAGGGCAGGCCATGTAATAGCCCTTCGATGAATTTTTATCCTGCTGCCGATGATCATTATGATATTATAATTTGTTATCTGTCTCTATGTGTCGTAGGACAAGCCCTATCTTTCCCCAAAAACTGTTGTGGGGAGTGGCAATCTTTCAGGGCCAGGTCTCCCGTGGGTGAACAAACAGAGTTTCTGGATCTACATTGCTGATGCCCAGCCCCTGGACTGTGCCGGAAGTCGCTGTGACTAGTGAGGTCTTGAGTGACCAGTAGGATTTTGGGTGAAATTGGGAAGCAGGTGGGGTGTGGCTTTGAACTGCATACAGCAAATTggtaaaagtgtttttattttgtcttaattgTTTACGTTAACAAAGGAATTTGCATAGTTTAAAAAGCCAACTAGTTTTACAGGGCACTTAATGCAAAATACCAGTCCCCTGTGCCCATTCTCCTGCTCACCGTACCTGCTACCCTCTAAGTCACTGCTGGAACTCTTGGCTGCTTCCTTTGGTACACCTCCTATTTGTTAGTAATGTGCtcatattaatatttcttttcttccatcttaGATCTAATTAATTGACCACCTGCCATGGATGATGAGGATATGGTTCTCTTTATTCACGACCTTTCTAatacactcccctcccccaccctctcaatTCAACTATATCCCGATGTTTACTTAACTCAGTATTCAGTGTTTACATTATTAGGGCTGTGAAAATAGTCTTCACAGCTGAGTTATATAACGTCTGTACTAAGACTCTGCGAATCTGTAAAAATCTGCTTTTGTTAATTAACATCAAGGACATGAGCCTGAGAAATTTTGCTCTCTGAAATGGCTCAGTCATGAACTTTACAGTTTGAAACCAGTGAGACTGGAACACccgccctgggggggggggggggggggcgggcgctgAGCCTGGCAGATTACTTTGACCCAGAGAAGCAGCCTCAATTTCCAACCTCTGTGCAAAGCTTCAGATCTGGGGGTCTGGACACAAATTCTACATTTCTCTTAATTATGTAGCTATCTCTTATATAATTCTCTACGATTCATTATCTTTGTTAAGGTCAGGCTTCGggcagggtaaagataggagtcagaggctaaaaaattttagcaaaggctttattgggaactaaggtctcgggcgaggttccgtgactcagggagaaagagagagagaggagtcagggaagtcgcgGCCGGGTGTGGTGGGAtagggtttttaagctgcagcggtTCCTGGTTTAGCTCCGGGTGGGCCTTTTTCGCGCCAGGTGGACTCAGTCCACCTCTCAGTCCAGGCTTGCTGATTCCGTCACTTACATTCACGCTTAGCCTGAACATATCAGAAACGCTGCTTCTTTAAATATTACCTGAACTCGGTCCTTTCCCATATCCTGTAATGACCCTGTTGCCCCTGTATGATGAGGGGCCCGCAGTTCCTCCGGTGTGTGCTCTCTGGCAGCTGCGTGCTGATAACCCTAACTCTGCTCAGCTACTGTTCTGTCCAGAGAGGGCTTGGCCAGGCTCTTatccattctctttcctttgtgaGTCTTTCCCCTGACGTTGATAACCGCCCGCCTTTTCTTTTACTCTATATACCTGCCATGAATTCACTCTTTATGTGATGTATTCACCTTCTCTCAATACCTTAAACTCATCAGGTAATTCCTGTCTGCACACTTTTTTCCGAAAGACACCCCTCCCCATCCCGCACCCCGCCCCAGAGCCCCTCTTCCTCTAGCTAGCTCCAAGCTGCACTGGCGCTCCCTGCGTCTCTCCATTAAATTATGACCACTTCTGTTCTAACACCCATCTCACGGCATCATGGTCAGTTGCGAATGCATCTGCATTGGGGCGAGTGTCTTGACATCTCTGTTTCTCCAAAGTCTGTCGCGGTGATCAGGTAACGTTCgagtgaaggaaagaatgagtgaataaatgggaCTTCTGTGCAGAAGTTTAAGGGGGACGAGATTACATTCCCATCTTCTTGCAAATGTTTGAAGGTGTCCTCAGCAGGACGCCAGCTTCGAGCGGGGTCCTGGGGGACAGAAGCTGCACCGAAGCCCCCGCGGACTCAGGCCACAGTCCACAGTCGGAAGCTCAGCGAAACTCGCCCTGCGCTCAGGCGGCCGCCGCGCCCAATCGCGGCCGCGAGAACTACAACTCCCAGAAGGCCGCGCGGAGGCACCGCCTAGGGGACTACAACTCCCAGAAAGCCGCGCGAACCGAGAGGCCTCCGGGACGCGGACGTCGGGGCCGCGCCGGGTTCGGGAGAAGCGGGCGGAGGTGAGTGCGGGTTGAGGGCCGAAAGCCGGGGGCGAGCCGGGCGGGCCCGGCGGCGGAGCGGCCCTGCGGCAGCTGGAACggagggcgggtgggggaggaCGGAGACTCGGACTCGGAcgaccggggggtgggggggggggagtgggagcGGGGCGGGAGGGAGCGTGAGCCGTGCCTTCTCTTCCCGCAGTGCCCATGACGAAGCTAGCGCAGTGGCTTTGGGGACTGGCGCTCCTGGGCTGCACCTGGGCGGCGCTGGCCACGGGAGCCCTGGGCCTGGAGCTGCCGTCGGCATGCCGGGAGGTCCTGTGGCCACTGCCGGCCTACCTGCTGGTGTCCGCCGGCTGCTACGCCCTGGGCACCGTGGGCTATCGCGTGGCCACTTTTCACGACTGCGAGGACGCCGCCCGCGAACTGCAGAGCCAGATCCAGGAGGCGCGAGCCGACTTAGCCCGCAGGGGGATGCGCTTCTGACACCCTAACCCCATTCCCACCCGACAGCCTTTCCTCCCGTCGCCCATTAAAGAGCTTATTTTCTAACTCGGTTTAGTTTGAGTGTGGACGGTGGGGCTGGGGACTCTGTGCACCCGCTGTGGAGGAGGGACATTAAGGCGAGCCACCGTCCTGAGGTCGTCTCAGCTTCATCTTCGCATCCTTGCTTGTGGTCCTCCTTTTTGCTCCAAAGGAGGCACAGACCAAAAGATCTCTCAGGAAGGACACGTCATTTCACTCTCTTGGTCCTTTCAATCTTGCTTGCCATGTCAGGAAGTACTTCCTGAAGTCTGATTTCTGTTCTTCATAGCATCCAAGCTGTGTTCTTTGAAGGTCTTCCTAGGTCTTTC includes:
- the DPM3 gene encoding dolichol-phosphate mannosyltransferase subunit 3, which translates into the protein MTKLAQWLWGLALLGCTWAALATGALGLELPSACREVLWPLPAYLLVSAGCYALGTVGYRVATFHDCEDAARELQSQIQEARADLARRGMRF